Below is a genomic region from Kribbella qitaiheensis.
CGCGCGGTCCGCGAACGGGGAAGCGGGTTGAGCCGGCGGGTGACGCTGATCGTCACGCCGTCGAAAGTCACACGGACCCAGCGGGTGTGCGCCTGCAGCGGTGGCGGGCTCAACAGCGGACGGGCAGTCATCAAGCCTCCTTTTCCGTTGACCGGAGGCCCCTACGAAATACGGTTCAGCTCCGTCAGGTTCGCCCTTACCAGCCTGGTCAGAGGGTGCTTCCTGCCCAGGACCCTACGGCAGTCGACGAGGGTCTGCTCGAACAGCGCGGCGGCTGCGTCCCGGTCTCCCGCCTCGTGGTATGCGTCAGCGAGACCGTTGCGAGTGTTCAACGTGTCGGCATGGTACGGGCCCAGCACCCGCACCCGGGCGGTCAAGGTCTGCTCGAACAGCGCGGCAGCCCGCTCCCAATCCCCCAGCCCACATCACGGCATTGGCCAGGTTGTTACGGGTGCTCAGCGTGTCCAGATGGTCCCCGCCCTGCGTCCGCACCTGAACGGACAGAATCTGCTCGAAGAGTGGAACTGCACGCGCCGGATCACCAGCCTCCACATAGGCGACAGCGAGAGCGTTGCGGCCCGCCAGGTCCTCCAAG
It encodes:
- a CDS encoding tetratricopeptide repeat protein — protein: MEAGDPARAVPLFEQILSVQVRTQGGDHLDTLSTRNNLANAVMWAGGLGAGCRAVRADLDRPGAGAGPVPCRHVEHSQRSR
- a CDS encoding tetratricopeptide repeat protein codes for the protein MGDWERAAALFEQTLTARVRVLGPYHADTLNTRNGLADAYHEAGDRDAAAALFEQTLVDCRRVLGRKHPLTRLVRANLTELNRIS